Proteins encoded in a region of the Leifsonia sp. PS1209 genome:
- the pknB gene encoding Stk1 family PASTA domain-containing Ser/Thr kinase yields MTTSQTDPMIGRLIDGRYQVRSRIARGGMATVYLATDLRLERRVAIKVMHGHLADDSTFKSRFVQEARSAARLAHPNVVNVFDQGQDSDMAYLVMEYLPGITLRDLLKDYGKLTPEQTIDIMEAVLSGLAAAHKAGIVHRDLKPENVLLADDGRIKIGDFGLARAASANTATGQALLGTIAYLSPELVTRGVADARSDIYALGIMMFEMLTGEQPFKGEQPMQIAYQHANDAVPSPSSKNPSVPPELDDLVLWATAKDPDQRPKDAREMLDRLVEAEKAIRGETASFQPTMVMPPAFGPGIADGDTQIINPAIRQQVASTTPSSIDTLTATAKRRRGKGWWLFALVILLAGVAGGTGWYFGSGPGSMVQIPNVASKTPEAAAAQLKALGFQTALGQEYSTTIATGLVSNTDPEPGASANRGSTVTIKVSQGPKPIDIPALAGQPIDKAKTLITSAGAQVGPIAEQFDAKVPKDTVLAASTAEGADLSGGGKYFEGAKVSLVVSAGPIPSVAGKSVADATAILKDVGLLVDAGPQSYSDTVPEGDVIQAQAQSDAPVKPGDTLLLETSKGPEPVPVPDVAGKTWIDAKKMLQDAGFQLDYDKTADILPGVAIVASTNPAAGTDVKKGSTVKVAFKPIFG; encoded by the coding sequence GTGACCACGAGCCAGACCGATCCCATGATCGGCCGTCTTATCGACGGCCGCTATCAGGTGCGCTCGCGGATCGCCAGAGGCGGCATGGCGACGGTGTACCTCGCCACCGATCTGCGCCTCGAGCGCCGGGTCGCCATCAAGGTCATGCACGGCCACCTCGCCGACGACAGCACCTTCAAGAGCCGCTTCGTCCAGGAGGCGCGCTCGGCCGCCAGGCTCGCGCATCCCAACGTGGTCAACGTGTTCGACCAGGGCCAGGACTCCGACATGGCGTACCTGGTGATGGAGTACCTGCCGGGCATCACCCTGCGCGACCTCCTCAAGGACTACGGCAAGCTCACCCCCGAGCAGACCATCGACATCATGGAGGCCGTGCTCTCCGGGCTCGCCGCCGCGCACAAGGCGGGGATCGTGCACCGCGACCTCAAGCCGGAGAACGTGCTGCTGGCCGACGACGGCCGCATCAAGATCGGCGACTTCGGCCTCGCCCGCGCCGCGAGCGCCAACACGGCCACCGGGCAGGCGCTGCTCGGCACCATCGCCTACCTCTCCCCCGAACTCGTCACCCGTGGTGTGGCCGACGCGCGCAGCGACATCTACGCGCTCGGCATCATGATGTTCGAGATGCTGACCGGCGAGCAGCCGTTCAAGGGCGAGCAGCCCATGCAGATCGCGTACCAGCATGCCAACGACGCCGTGCCGTCGCCGAGCAGCAAGAACCCCTCGGTTCCTCCCGAGCTCGACGACCTTGTGCTCTGGGCGACGGCGAAAGACCCCGACCAGCGTCCGAAGGACGCCAGGGAGATGCTCGACCGTCTCGTCGAGGCGGAGAAGGCGATCAGGGGCGAGACCGCGTCCTTCCAGCCCACGATGGTCATGCCTCCGGCGTTCGGCCCCGGCATCGCCGACGGCGACACCCAGATCATCAACCCCGCCATCCGGCAGCAGGTCGCATCCACCACCCCGAGCAGCATCGACACGCTCACCGCCACGGCGAAGCGCAGGAGGGGCAAGGGATGGTGGCTGTTCGCGCTGGTCATCCTGCTCGCCGGCGTCGCGGGCGGCACGGGCTGGTACTTCGGCTCGGGGCCCGGCTCGATGGTGCAGATCCCGAACGTGGCGAGCAAGACTCCCGAGGCGGCGGCGGCCCAGCTGAAGGCGCTCGGCTTCCAGACGGCGCTCGGGCAGGAGTACAGCACCACGATCGCGACCGGCCTGGTCTCGAACACCGATCCTGAGCCCGGCGCGTCCGCGAACCGCGGCAGCACCGTCACCATCAAGGTCTCGCAGGGGCCGAAGCCGATCGACATTCCCGCCCTCGCCGGCCAGCCGATCGACAAGGCCAAGACGCTGATCACGAGCGCGGGCGCCCAGGTCGGCCCGATCGCGGAGCAGTTCGACGCCAAGGTGCCGAAGGACACGGTGCTCGCCGCCTCGACGGCGGAGGGCGCCGACCTGTCCGGCGGCGGCAAGTACTTCGAGGGCGCGAAGGTGAGCCTCGTGGTCTCGGCCGGCCCCATCCCGTCGGTGGCCGGCAAGTCGGTCGCCGACGCGACGGCGATCCTCAAAGACGTCGGGCTGCTCGTCGACGCCGGCCCGCAGAGCTACAGCGACACGGTCCCCGAGGGCGACGTCATCCAGGCCCAGGCGCAGAGCGACGCCCCGGTGAAGCCGGGCGACACCCTACTGCTCGAGACGTCGAAGGGCCCGGAGCCCGTGCCGGTGCCCGACGTGGCCGGCAAGACCTGGATCGACGCCAAGAAGATGCTGCAGGACGCCGGCTTCCAGCTCGACTACGACAAGACCGCAGACATCCTCCCGGGTGTCGCGATCGTCGCGAGCACCAACCCGGCAGCGGGCACCGACGTCAAGAAGGGCTCGACCGTCAAGGTCGCGTTCAAGCCCATCTTCGGCTGA
- a CDS encoding 3-deoxy-7-phosphoheptulonate synthase class II yields MIEGLDYWRTLEIKQQPTWPDPDAAAAASAEIATLPPLVFAGEVDQLRERLGRAADGKAFLLQGGDCAETFAGATADQIRNRVKTVLQMAVVLTYGASMPVIKMGRMAGQFAKPRSSDTETRGGVTLPAYRGDIVNGYDFTPESRQADPRRLVQGYHTAASTLNLIRAFTQGGFADLRQVHSWNRGFAANPANQRYEGLAKEIDRAIKFMEAAGADFDELKRVEFYSSHEGLLMDYERPMTRIDSRTGTPYNTSAHFIWIGERTRDLDGAHVDFLSRVRNPIGVKLGPSTTPETMLELIEKLDPNREPGRLTFITRMGAGKIRDALPPLLEAIKASDARPLWVTDPMHGNGLTTPNGYKTRRFDDVVDEVKGFFEAHRAAGTHPGGIHVELTGDDVTECLGGSEHIDEETLATRYESLCDPRLNHMQSLELAFLVAEELAAR; encoded by the coding sequence GTGATCGAGGGCCTGGACTATTGGCGCACGCTCGAGATCAAGCAGCAGCCGACCTGGCCAGACCCGGATGCGGCGGCAGCGGCCTCCGCGGAGATCGCCACGCTGCCCCCTCTCGTCTTCGCGGGCGAGGTGGACCAGCTGCGTGAGCGGCTCGGCCGCGCGGCAGACGGCAAGGCGTTCCTGCTGCAGGGCGGCGACTGTGCAGAGACCTTCGCAGGCGCGACGGCCGACCAGATCCGCAACAGGGTCAAGACCGTGCTGCAGATGGCCGTGGTGCTGACCTACGGCGCATCCATGCCTGTCATCAAGATGGGACGCATGGCCGGGCAGTTCGCCAAGCCGCGCTCCAGCGACACGGAGACGCGCGGCGGCGTGACGCTGCCCGCATACCGGGGCGACATCGTCAACGGCTACGACTTCACGCCGGAGTCGCGCCAAGCCGACCCGCGCAGGCTCGTGCAGGGCTACCACACGGCCGCATCCACGCTGAACCTCATCCGAGCGTTCACGCAGGGTGGTTTCGCCGACCTGCGCCAGGTGCACAGCTGGAACAGGGGCTTCGCCGCGAACCCGGCCAATCAGCGGTACGAGGGTCTCGCCAAGGAGATCGACCGCGCGATCAAGTTCATGGAGGCGGCAGGCGCCGACTTCGACGAGCTGAAGCGCGTGGAGTTCTACTCCAGCCACGAGGGCCTGCTGATGGACTACGAGCGTCCGATGACGCGCATCGACTCGCGCACGGGCACCCCGTACAACACGTCGGCGCACTTCATCTGGATCGGGGAGCGCACGCGCGACCTCGATGGAGCGCACGTCGACTTCCTGTCCAGGGTGCGCAACCCGATCGGCGTGAAGCTCGGCCCGTCGACCACCCCGGAGACGATGCTGGAGCTCATCGAGAAGCTCGACCCGAACCGCGAGCCTGGGCGTCTGACGTTCATCACGCGGATGGGCGCAGGCAAGATCCGCGATGCGCTTCCCCCGCTGCTCGAAGCGATCAAGGCGTCCGACGCCCGCCCGCTTTGGGTCACCGACCCGATGCACGGCAACGGCCTGACGACTCCGAACGGCTACAAGACGCGTCGCTTCGACGACGTGGTGGACGAGGTCAAGGGCTTCTTCGAGGCGCACCGCGCCGCGGGAACGCACCCGGGCGGCATCCACGTGGAGCTGACCGGCGACGACGTCACCGAGTGCCTCGGCGGCTCGGAGCACATCGACGAGGAGACGCTGGCCACCCGCTACGAGTCGCTCTGCGACCCGCGCCTCAACCACATGCAGTCGCTCGAGCTCGCCTTCCTCGTCGCCGAGGAGCTCGCGGCCCGCTGA
- a CDS encoding lysophospholipid acyltransferase family protein, with protein MFYWLMKHLIAGPLLKGIFRPWVVGLENVPANGAVILASNHLSFIDSIFLPLVVDRHVSFLAKSDYFTRKGFKGWATKSFMTATGQIPIDRSGGKASEDSLNTGLAVLSRGEILGIYPEGTRSPDGKLYRGRTGVARMILEGEVPVVPVAMVDTEKIMPIGTRLPKIGRIGIIIGEPIDFSRFEGMEGDRFILRSVTDEIMYRLHALSEQEYVDVYASSVKEKRAALSR; from the coding sequence GTGTTCTACTGGCTGATGAAGCACCTGATCGCGGGCCCCCTGCTGAAGGGGATCTTCCGCCCGTGGGTCGTCGGGCTCGAGAACGTGCCGGCGAACGGCGCCGTCATCCTGGCCAGCAACCACCTGTCGTTCATCGACTCGATCTTCCTGCCTCTCGTCGTCGACCGGCACGTCTCCTTCCTCGCCAAGAGCGACTACTTCACCAGGAAGGGCTTCAAAGGCTGGGCGACCAAGTCGTTCATGACCGCGACCGGCCAGATCCCGATCGACCGCTCCGGCGGGAAGGCGTCGGAGGACTCGCTCAACACCGGCCTCGCCGTGCTCTCGCGCGGCGAGATCCTCGGCATCTATCCGGAGGGAACGCGCAGCCCGGACGGCAAGCTCTACCGCGGCCGCACCGGCGTGGCCAGGATGATCCTGGAGGGCGAGGTGCCGGTCGTCCCCGTCGCGATGGTCGACACCGAGAAGATCATGCCGATCGGAACGCGCCTGCCGAAGATCGGCCGCATCGGCATCATCATCGGCGAACCGATCGACTTCTCCCGGTTCGAAGGGATGGAGGGCGACCGGTTCATCCTGCGCTCGGTCACCGACGAGATCATGTACCGGCTGCACGCGCTCAGCGAGCAGGAGTACGTGGATGTCTACGCCAGTAGCGTGAAGGAAAAGCGCGCAGCGCTTTCACGGTAG
- a CDS encoding ROK family glucokinase, protein MHAIGIDIGGTKIAGAVVDELGTIIREDRVPTDAAQPHEIENAVVEMIERLSDGPEEIAGAGVAAAGFIDAAQSTVYYAPNINWRNEPFREKLEKRLDLPILIENDANAAGWAEFRYGAGRLVSDMVILTIGTGVGGAIVSGDRLFRGGFGAGAEVGHMRVVPGGLPCGCGAHGCIEQYGSGRALQRMANELADAGGIGQTLADVRSRKGSLSGTDISELIMAGDPGALAALRQLGDWLGQACASLGAVLDPQLFVFGGGVAQAGELLLEPIRLAYLENLPARGFHPEPEFRIAELVNDAGVVGAADLARLHATAR, encoded by the coding sequence GTGCACGCGATCGGTATCGACATCGGCGGAACGAAGATCGCAGGGGCAGTCGTCGACGAACTGGGCACGATCATCCGGGAGGACAGGGTGCCCACCGACGCAGCACAGCCGCACGAGATCGAGAACGCCGTCGTCGAGATGATCGAGCGGCTCTCCGACGGCCCGGAGGAGATCGCGGGGGCCGGAGTCGCCGCCGCCGGCTTCATCGACGCCGCGCAGTCCACCGTCTATTACGCCCCCAACATCAACTGGCGCAACGAGCCGTTCCGGGAGAAGCTCGAGAAGCGCCTCGACCTGCCGATCCTGATCGAGAACGACGCGAACGCCGCAGGATGGGCCGAGTTCCGCTACGGAGCAGGACGCCTGGTCAGCGACATGGTGATCCTCACGATCGGCACAGGCGTCGGCGGCGCGATCGTCAGCGGCGACCGGCTGTTCCGCGGCGGCTTCGGCGCCGGGGCGGAGGTCGGCCACATGCGCGTCGTCCCCGGCGGCCTGCCGTGCGGCTGCGGCGCCCACGGGTGCATCGAGCAGTACGGCTCCGGCCGCGCCCTGCAGCGCATGGCGAACGAGCTCGCTGACGCGGGCGGCATCGGGCAGACCCTCGCGGACGTGCGCTCCAGGAAGGGCTCGCTCAGCGGCACCGACATCAGCGAGCTGATCATGGCGGGCGACCCCGGCGCGCTCGCAGCGCTCCGCCAGCTCGGCGACTGGCTCGGCCAGGCGTGCGCGAGCCTCGGCGCCGTGCTCGACCCCCAGCTGTTCGTGTTCGGCGGCGGCGTCGCCCAGGCGGGGGAGCTGCTGCTCGAGCCGATCAGGCTCGCCTACCTGGAGAACCTCCCAGCGCGCGGCTTCCACCCGGAGCCGGAGTTCCGCATCGCCGAGCTCGTGAACGACGCCGGAGTGGTCGGCGCCGCCGACCTCGCGCGGCTGCACGCGACCGCACGTTAG
- a CDS encoding AMP-dependent synthetase/ligase: MKQFDSPAIVPADPEANATDLLVDRVAATPDAPLFSLPDGDGWKDLTAAEFLRQVVALSKGFVQAGIQPGDKIGLMCKTRYEWSLIDFAVWFAGGVLVPIYETSSPAQVQWNMSDSGAIAVILETPEMFARFDEVHADLPDIGNVWQIHLGDLDKLAASGTAIPDGEIERRRNLARGDDIGTLIYTSGSTGRPKGCVLTHSNFVELSRNSAEALKEVVMQPGGASTLLFITTAHIFARFIAVLCVTAGVKVGHQADTKQLLPALASFKPTFLLAVPRVFEKVYNSAEQKAESGGKGKIFRKAAAVAVEHSQAVEAGAVPFGLRLRFAIFDRLVYSKLRAAMGGRVKYAVSGSAPLGAHLGHFFHSLDIKILEGYGLTETTAPATVNRPDTFRIGTVGPALPGVSLRLADDDEIEVKGINVFKEYWKNPEATEAAFDDGWFRTGDLGSFDDDGFLTITGRKKEIIVTAGGKNVSPAALEDPVRANPLVSQVIVVGDQKPFIAALVTLDTEMLPTWLANNGEDKDMTLAEASVNPAVYAEIERAIEAANGKVSRAESIRKFVILSTDLTEASGHLTPKLSIKRNVILADFADVIDGIYSGAPATQGISLAH; encoded by the coding sequence GTGAAACAGTTCGATTCACCCGCCATCGTTCCAGCAGACCCAGAGGCGAACGCCACCGACCTTCTGGTCGATCGTGTCGCTGCGACTCCGGATGCGCCCCTGTTCAGCCTCCCGGACGGCGACGGCTGGAAGGACCTCACGGCGGCGGAGTTCCTGCGCCAGGTCGTCGCCCTGTCGAAGGGCTTCGTGCAGGCGGGGATCCAGCCGGGCGACAAGATCGGGCTGATGTGCAAGACCCGCTACGAGTGGTCGCTGATCGACTTCGCCGTCTGGTTCGCCGGCGGCGTGCTCGTCCCGATCTACGAGACCTCCTCCCCCGCCCAGGTGCAGTGGAACATGAGCGACTCCGGCGCCATCGCCGTGATCCTGGAGACGCCGGAGATGTTCGCCAGGTTCGACGAGGTGCACGCCGACCTCCCCGACATCGGCAACGTGTGGCAGATCCACCTCGGCGACCTGGACAAGCTCGCCGCTTCCGGCACGGCCATCCCGGACGGCGAGATCGAGCGCCGCAGGAACCTCGCGCGCGGTGACGACATCGGGACGCTGATCTACACCTCCGGCTCGACCGGCAGGCCGAAGGGATGCGTCCTCACGCACTCCAACTTCGTCGAGCTGTCCCGCAACTCGGCCGAGGCGCTCAAGGAGGTCGTGATGCAGCCGGGTGGCGCATCCACTCTGCTGTTCATCACGACGGCGCACATCTTCGCGCGCTTCATCGCCGTGCTCTGCGTGACGGCCGGGGTGAAGGTCGGCCACCAGGCGGACACCAAGCAGCTGCTTCCCGCGCTCGCGAGCTTCAAGCCGACATTCCTCCTCGCCGTCCCCCGGGTGTTCGAGAAGGTGTACAACTCGGCCGAGCAGAAGGCGGAGTCCGGCGGCAAGGGCAAGATCTTCCGCAAGGCCGCCGCCGTGGCCGTCGAGCACTCCCAGGCCGTCGAGGCCGGAGCCGTGCCGTTCGGCCTGCGCCTGCGCTTCGCGATCTTCGACCGGCTGGTCTACAGCAAGCTCCGCGCCGCGATGGGCGGCAGGGTGAAGTACGCCGTGTCCGGCTCCGCGCCGCTCGGCGCGCACCTCGGCCACTTCTTCCACAGCCTCGACATCAAGATCCTGGAGGGCTACGGCCTCACCGAGACCACGGCGCCCGCCACGGTGAACCGGCCGGACACGTTCCGGATCGGCACGGTCGGCCCCGCGCTCCCCGGCGTCTCCCTGCGTCTCGCGGACGACGACGAGATCGAGGTCAAGGGCATCAATGTCTTCAAGGAGTACTGGAAGAACCCGGAAGCGACGGAGGCGGCGTTCGACGACGGCTGGTTCCGCACGGGTGACCTCGGCTCGTTCGACGACGACGGCTTCCTCACGATCACCGGCCGCAAGAAGGAGATCATCGTCACCGCGGGCGGCAAGAACGTCTCCCCCGCTGCACTGGAGGACCCGGTGCGGGCGAACCCGCTGGTCAGCCAGGTGATCGTCGTCGGCGACCAGAAGCCGTTCATCGCAGCGCTGGTCACGCTCGACACCGAGATGCTGCCCACCTGGCTCGCCAACAACGGCGAGGACAAAGACATGACGCTCGCGGAAGCGTCGGTCAACCCGGCCGTCTACGCCGAGATCGAGCGGGCCATCGAGGCGGCGAACGGCAAGGTCTCCCGCGCGGAGTCCATCCGGAAGTTCGTGATCCTGTCGACGGACCTCACCGAGGCGAGCGGACACCTCACGCCGAAGCTCAGCATCAAGCGCAACGTGATCCTGGCCGACTTCGCCGACGTGATCGACGGGATCTACAGCGGAGCCCCGGCCACGCAGGGCATCTCACTGGCGCACTAG
- a CDS encoding NAD(P)-dependent oxidoreductase — MRIAVTGGSGKLGRTVVRELRAAGNTVVNLDATGERGPGFVRVDLTDYGQTIDAILGVNDVHDGFDAIVHLAAIPAPGILSDVATFHNNIRVTYNVFQAARRAGIRNIVYASSETVLGLPFDVPPPYIPVDEDYPARPESTYSLVKHLEEQLAIELVRWDPALKIVALRFSNVMNPEDYAAFPGFDADAQARKWNLWGYIDARDGAQAILRALEWDTTGFDRFIIAAADTVMTRPNAELVAEVFPGVPLKGELGVNDSLLSIAKARRVLGYEPEHTWRDEV, encoded by the coding sequence ATGCGTATCGCGGTCACCGGTGGATCAGGAAAACTCGGGCGCACGGTCGTCCGCGAGCTGAGGGCGGCGGGCAACACCGTCGTCAATCTGGATGCGACGGGGGAGCGTGGTCCCGGCTTCGTCCGTGTCGACCTCACCGACTACGGCCAGACCATCGACGCTATCCTCGGTGTCAACGACGTGCACGACGGCTTCGACGCGATCGTGCACCTCGCCGCGATCCCCGCACCGGGCATCCTGAGCGACGTCGCGACCTTCCACAACAACATCCGGGTCACGTACAACGTGTTCCAGGCGGCGCGCAGGGCGGGCATCCGGAACATCGTGTACGCGTCGAGCGAGACCGTGCTCGGCCTGCCGTTCGACGTGCCGCCGCCGTACATCCCGGTGGACGAGGACTACCCGGCCCGTCCGGAGAGCACGTACTCGCTGGTCAAGCACCTCGAGGAGCAGCTGGCCATCGAGCTGGTGCGCTGGGATCCAGCGCTCAAGATCGTGGCGCTGCGGTTCTCGAACGTGATGAACCCGGAGGACTACGCGGCGTTCCCCGGCTTCGATGCGGACGCGCAGGCGCGCAAGTGGAACCTGTGGGGCTACATCGACGCCAGAGACGGCGCGCAGGCGATCCTGCGGGCGCTGGAATGGGACACCACCGGGTTCGACCGCTTCATCATCGCCGCGGCCGACACCGTGATGACCCGCCCGAACGCCGAGCTCGTCGCCGAGGTGTTCCCCGGCGTGCCCCTGAAGGGCGAACTGGGGGTCAACGACTCGCTGCTGTCGATCGCCAAGGCCCGCAGGGTGCTCGGCTATGAGCCGGAGCACACCTGGCGGGACGAGGTCTGA
- the def gene encoding peptide deformylase, translating into MTERQIRLFGDPVLKTVSEPIGDIDDGVRGLVEDLVDSVLPPGRAGVAAPQIGVNLRAFSYNVDGEIGYVINPVLVEVSGEPELVDEGCLSVPGLWFKTARYPSATVRGIDLDGNEIEVSGTGVMAQALQHETDHLDGKLYLDRLDKDSRREAMKQVRESDWF; encoded by the coding sequence GTGACCGAACGTCAGATCCGCCTGTTCGGCGACCCCGTCCTGAAGACCGTGTCCGAGCCCATCGGAGACATCGACGACGGCGTGCGCGGCCTGGTGGAAGACCTGGTGGACAGTGTGCTGCCGCCCGGGCGAGCGGGCGTCGCCGCCCCGCAGATCGGCGTGAACCTGCGCGCGTTCAGCTACAACGTCGACGGCGAGATCGGCTACGTCATCAATCCGGTGCTCGTCGAGGTGTCCGGAGAGCCGGAGCTGGTGGACGAGGGCTGCCTGTCCGTCCCTGGCCTCTGGTTCAAGACCGCCCGCTACCCGTCGGCGACAGTGCGCGGCATCGACCTCGACGGCAACGAGATCGAGGTGTCGGGCACCGGCGTCATGGCGCAGGCGCTGCAGCACGAGACCGACCACCTCGACGGAAAGCTCTACCTCGACCGGCTGGACAAGGACAGCAGGCGCGAGGCGATGAAGCAGGTCCGCGAGTCGGACTGGTTCTGA